A genomic region of Salvelinus alpinus chromosome 12, SLU_Salpinus.1, whole genome shotgun sequence contains the following coding sequences:
- the LOC139535833 gene encoding protein mono-ADP-ribosyltransferase PARP3-like yields MAPKKRAASSTKANKAGGKKVKQEPDTPKDAFTSAKEALKAAGPEVKGKRKADEHCLLSEQQSGRVYEDYDCMLNQTNIGNNNNKFYVIQVLCIDDSYYCWTRWGRVGETGQSNLSDLSNSPDKAIKDFEKKFKDKTKNSWKERDNFLSHPGKYTLIEVDGDQDAEVKVDCVDGKIGKGPRNILPCTLDSPTQKLIQLIFSNDMFKEAMECMNLDIKKMPLGKLSKMQIAKGFEVLEEIEGAMNASRPKLEELSSKFFTTIPHNFGRTRPPVIDSSEIVEKKKEMLLVLADIEIAQNLKAETEKAQEQMEVEKVPHPLDQNYLSLSCKLVLLQRDTQEFKVIEKYLKATAYSHNQPKIIDVWEVDRETEAERFRENDGLENRRLLWHGTNVAVVAAILKGGLRIMPQSGGRVGRGIYFASENSKSAAYVRTSKDRGVMFLNEVALGKENTITMDDSSLKKAPSGYDCVVARGQLEPDPSKDIFLTLDGKQVAVPQGEPIKQPQYKDSCFSNSEYLVYKENQCRIRYLLELKF; encoded by the exons ATGGCACCAAAGAAAAGGGCTGCCTCATCCACCAAAGCCAATAAAGCGGGTGGAAAGAAGGTCAAGCAAGAGCCTGACACACCAAAGGATGCCTTTACCTCTGCCAAAGAGGCTCtgaaggctgcagggccagaagTTAAGGGCAAAAGGAAGGCGGATGAGCACTGCTTGCTGTCAGAACAGCAGTCAGGAAGG GTGTATGAAGATTATGATTGCATGCTGAATCAGACCAACATTGGAAATAACAACAACAAGTTTTATGTCATTCAAGTGTTGTGTATAGATGACTCTTACTACTGCTGGACCAGATGGGGGAGAGTG GGAGAAACGGGTCAGTCAAACCTATCAGACCTCTCCAACAGCCCAGACAAAGCCATCAAAGACTTTGAGAAGAAGTTCAAAGACAAGACGAAGAACAGCTGGAAGGAGCGGGACAACTTTCTGTCTCACCCGGGGAAGTACAccctgatagaggtagatggagaCCAGGATGCAGAGGTCAAG GTGGACTGTGTTGATGGGAAGATTGGCAAGGGCCCCAGAAACATCCTCCCTTGCACCCTGGACAGCCCCACGCAGAAGCTCATCCAGCTCATCTTCAGCAATGACATGTTCAAAGAGGCCATGGAGTGCATGAACCTGG ACATAAAGAAGATGCCTCTGGGGAAGCTGAGCAAGATGCAGATCGCTAAGGGCTTTGAGGTGCTGGAGGAGATCGAGGGAGCCATGAACGCCAGCAGGCCCAAACTGGAGGAACTCTCCTCCAAGTTCTTCACCACCATCCCACACAACTTTGGACGCACCAGGCCCCCGGTCATCGACAGTTCTGAGATcgtggagaagaagaaggagatgcTTCTG GTGCTGGCTGATATAGAGATAGCCCAGAACTTGAAGGCTGAGACTGAGAAGGCCCAGGAGCAAATGGAGGTGGAGAAAGTACCTCATCCACTGGACCAAAACTATCTGTCTCTCAGCTGCAAACTCGTTCTACTACAAAGAGATACACAGGAATTCAAG GTCATAGAGAAATACCTGAAGGCCACTGCATATAGCCACAACCAGCCAAAGATTATAGATGTCTGGGAggtggacagagagactgag GCGGAGAGATTCAGGGAGAACGACGGACTAGAGAACCGGCGTCTGCTGTGGCACGGTACCAATGTGGCGGTGGTGGCAGCCATCTTGAAGGGCGGCCTGCGGATCATGCCACAGTCAGGGGGCCGTGTGGGCAGGGGCATCTACTTTGCCTCGGAGAACAGCAAGTCAGCTGCATACG TGCGTACATCTAAAGACAGGGGGGTGATGTTTCTGAACGAGGTGGCGCTGGGGAAGGAAAACACCATCACTatggatgacagctccctgaagaaGGCTCCTTCCGGCTATGACTGCGTGGTGGCTAGAGGACAGTTGGAACCAG ACCCGTCTAAGGACATCTTCCTGACTCTGGATGGTAAGCAGGTGGCTGTGCCTCAGGGTGAGCCCATTAAGCAGCCCCAGTACAAGGACAGCTGCTTCTCCAACAGCGAGTATCTGGTCTACAAGGAGAACCAGTGTCGCATCCGCTACCTGCTGGAGCTCAAGTTTTAA
- the LOC139535834 gene encoding probable G-protein coupled receptor yields the protein MEKSSPMLASIPNRTGSNLTTGLWGPNPTVPAEVGVVTSSQSQIKDLIGLFAMVTLNLIALLANTGVMVAIARAPHLKRFAFVCHLCAVDLLCAILLMPLGIISNSPFFGTVVFTVLECQVYIFLNVFLICASILTITAISVERYYYIVHPMRYEVKMSINLAIGIMLLIWVKSILLALVTLFGWPAYGAHSSIAANHCSLHWSHSRLRKVFAVLFSVVCFLLPAIVIFAVYCNVYKVARSAALQHAPATTTWASSNPAKRANRSDSINSQTTIITTTRSLPQRLSPERAFSGGKAALTLVVIVSQFLLCWLPYFSFHLHLSFRSSLQSPGDVEEAVTWLAYSSFAVNPFFYGLLNRQIREELVKFRRCCSSGPVELVASIHEGSFQENFLQFIQRTSCTADKRSSCTNSSPRNTLDQGIRIPGQITEEHG from the coding sequence ATGGAGAAATCTAGTCCGATGCTGGCCTCTATTCCCAATCGCACAGGGTCCAACCTCACAACTGGCCTATGGGGACCCAACCCCACAGTCCCCGCAGAGGTGGGAGTGGTCACCAGCTCCCAGTCTCAGATCAAAGATCTGATTGGGCTGTTTGCAATGGTGACCCTTAATCTCATCGCCCTATTGGCCAACACTGGAGTCATGGTGGCCATCGCCCGCGCCCCTCACCTGAAGAGGTTTGCCTTTGTGTGCCACCTGTGTGCAGTGGACCTGCTGTGTGCCATCCTCCTCATGCCCCTGGGCATCATCTCCAACTCACCCTTCTTTGGCACCGTGGTGTTCACCGTGTTGGAGTGCCAGGTCTACATCTTCCTCAACGTGTTCCTCATCTGTGCCTCCATCCTCACCATCACCGCCATCAGTGTGGAGCGCTACTACTACATCGTCCATCCCATGCGCTACGAGGTGAAGATGAGCATCAATCTAGCCATCGGCATAATGCTCCTCATATGGGTCAAGTCCATCCTTCTGGCCCTGGTCACCCTGTTTGGTTGGCCTGCCTACGGGGCCCACAGCTCCATCGCTGCCAACCACTGCTCCCTCCACTGGAGCCACAGTCGGTTGAGGAAGGTGTTCGCCGTGCTCTTCAGCGTGGTGTGTTTCCTGTTACCTGCCATTGTCATCTTTGCTGTCTACTGTAACGTGTACAAGGTGGCGCGCTCGGCTGCCCTGCAGCACGCACCTGCGACCACCACCTGGGCCTCGTCCAACCCAGCCAAACGTGCCAACCGTTCTGACTCCATCAACAGCcagaccaccatcatcaccaccacccgcAGCCTGCCCCAGAGACTGTCCCCTGAGAGGGCATTCAGCGGGGGTAAGGCTGCCCTCACCCTGGTGGTCATTGTGAGCCAGTTCCTGCTCTGCTGGCTGCCTTACTTCTCCTTCCACCTGCACTTGTCCTTCAGATCGTCCCTGCAGAGTCCCGgggacgtggaggaggccgtcaCCTGGCTGGCCTACTCCTCCTTCGCTGTCAACCCTTTCTTTTATGGCCTTCTCAACAGGCAGATCAGGGAGGAGTTGGTCAAGTTCCGGCGCTGCTGCTCCTCCGGGCCGGTGGAGCTGGTGGCCTCCATCCATGAGGGCTCCTTTCAGGAGAACTTCCTCCAGTTCATTCAGAGAACCAGCTGCACGGCCGACAAGCGCTCCAGCTGCACCAACTCCAGCCCCAGGAACACTCTGGACCAGGGGATCAGAATACCTGGCCAGATAACAGAGGAGCATGGCTAA